One window from the genome of Paraconexibacter algicola encodes:
- a CDS encoding thiolase family protein gives MRDAVIVEAVRTPVGKRGGGLSTVHPVDLSAHLLGALVDRTGVDPAVVDDVIWGVGAQVGDQSFNVARSAVLAAGWPEEVPGVSLDRQCGSSQQAVHFAAAGLVSGQYDVVVAGGMESMSRVPMGVSAEGGEPYGPGLLARYDGIVPNQGVGAEMIAERWSLSRTQLDEYALSSHERAAAAIDAGRFAAQIAPVTLDDGTVIDTDEGVRRGGTVEKLAQIRSAFTEDGTVTAGNASQISDGGGALLMTTGERARELGLTPLARVHTAVMAATDPVIMLTAPIPATAKALAKAGLGLEDIDVFEVNEAFASVALAWLAETGADREKLNPNGGAIALGHPIGGSGARIMTTLIHHLRDTGGRYGLQTMCEGGGMANATIIEIL, from the coding sequence ATGCGAGATGCCGTCATCGTCGAAGCCGTCCGGACCCCTGTGGGCAAGCGTGGTGGCGGTCTGTCCACCGTCCACCCCGTCGACCTGTCGGCGCACCTCCTCGGTGCGCTGGTCGATCGCACGGGGGTGGATCCGGCCGTGGTCGACGACGTCATCTGGGGGGTCGGGGCGCAGGTCGGTGACCAGTCCTTCAACGTCGCGCGGAGCGCGGTCCTCGCGGCGGGCTGGCCGGAGGAGGTGCCGGGCGTGTCGCTGGACCGGCAGTGCGGCTCCTCGCAGCAGGCGGTGCACTTCGCCGCCGCCGGCCTCGTGAGTGGCCAGTACGACGTGGTCGTCGCGGGTGGGATGGAGTCGATGTCGCGGGTGCCGATGGGTGTCTCGGCGGAGGGCGGCGAGCCGTACGGGCCCGGTCTCCTCGCGCGCTACGACGGCATCGTCCCCAACCAGGGCGTCGGGGCCGAGATGATCGCCGAGCGCTGGTCGCTCTCGCGCACGCAGCTGGACGAGTACGCGCTGTCCTCCCATGAGCGCGCGGCCGCGGCGATCGACGCGGGGCGCTTCGCGGCCCAGATCGCGCCCGTGACGCTGGACGACGGGACGGTCATCGACACCGACGAGGGCGTGCGCCGCGGCGGCACGGTCGAGAAGCTCGCCCAGATCCGCTCCGCCTTCACGGAGGACGGCACGGTGACGGCGGGCAACGCCTCGCAGATCAGCGACGGGGGCGGCGCGCTGCTGATGACGACGGGCGAGCGCGCGCGCGAGCTCGGGCTGACGCCGCTGGCGCGCGTCCACACCGCGGTGATGGCCGCCACCGACCCGGTGATCATGCTCACGGCGCCGATCCCCGCGACGGCGAAGGCGCTCGCGAAGGCCGGGCTTGGCCTCGAGGACATCGACGTCTTCGAGGTCAACGAGGCCTTCGCGTCCGTCGCGCTGGCGTGGCTCGCCGAGACCGGCGCCGACCGCGAGAAGCTCAACCCCAACGGCGGCGCGATCGCGCTCGGGCATCCGATCGGCGGCTCAGGCGCCCGGATCATGACGACGCTGATCCACCACCTGCGGGACACCGGCGGCCGCTACGGGCTGCAGACCATGTGCGAGGGCGGCGGCATGGCCAACGCCACCATCATCGAGATCCTCTAG
- a CDS encoding SDR family NAD(P)-dependent oxidoreductase, which translates to MSQELQGKVAIVTGAGRGIGEQAALKLAAAGAHVVVSDRDGDEAGAVAAALATPGSAHVGDLTADGVCDALVQHAVDTFGRLDIVVNNAGYAWDGPIHKVTDEQFQAMLDIHTVVPFRILRAAAPHLREPAKKERAEGIEVFRKVVNVVSLAGVMGNAGQVAYAAAKGGAVGLTRALAKEWGGHRINVNAVAFGLIETRLTADLPEAARQGLATHIPLGRGATADEAARGIYYLCSPASDYVHGQTLNVSGGLSVGMTG; encoded by the coding sequence ATGTCCCAGGAACTGCAGGGCAAGGTCGCGATCGTCACCGGCGCCGGACGCGGCATCGGCGAGCAGGCCGCGCTGAAGCTGGCGGCCGCCGGCGCGCACGTCGTGGTCAGCGACCGCGACGGGGACGAGGCGGGCGCGGTCGCCGCGGCGCTGGCGACGCCGGGGAGCGCGCACGTCGGGGACCTCACCGCCGACGGCGTCTGCGACGCCCTCGTGCAGCACGCGGTCGACACGTTCGGCCGCCTCGACATCGTCGTCAACAACGCGGGCTACGCGTGGGACGGTCCGATCCACAAGGTCACCGACGAGCAGTTCCAGGCGATGCTCGACATCCACACGGTCGTGCCGTTCCGGATCCTGCGGGCGGCGGCGCCGCACCTGCGCGAGCCGGCGAAGAAGGAGCGCGCGGAAGGGATCGAGGTCTTCCGCAAGGTGGTCAACGTCGTGTCCCTCGCCGGCGTGATGGGCAATGCCGGCCAGGTCGCGTACGCGGCGGCCAAGGGCGGGGCGGTCGGCCTCACGCGGGCGCTCGCCAAGGAGTGGGGCGGCCACCGGATCAACGTCAACGCGGTGGCGTTCGGGCTCATCGAGACCCGGCTGACCGCCGACCTCCCCGAGGCCGCGCGCCAGGGGCTCGCGACGCACATCCCGCTCGGTCGCGGAGCCACCGCCGACGAGGCCGCGCGGGGGATCTACTACCTGTGCTCCCCGGCCTCCGACTACGTCCACGGGCAGACCCTGAACGTGTCCGGCGGCCTGAGCGTGGGCATGACCGGCTGA
- a CDS encoding YccF domain-containing protein: MRLALNLIWLVLAGFWLFVGYAFAGLVCFVFIITIPFGVASFRMAFYALWPFGRTVVPQPGKTAGSTAGNLLWFVLGGWWLALVHLLTGLLLCLTVIGIPLGVANLKLLTVSLRPFGREIVSIEEARARGLTGEAGFGT, encoded by the coding sequence GTGCGCCTGGCCCTCAACCTCATCTGGCTGGTCCTCGCCGGCTTCTGGCTGTTCGTGGGCTACGCCTTCGCGGGACTCGTCTGCTTCGTCTTCATCATCACGATCCCGTTCGGGGTCGCGTCCTTCCGTATGGCCTTCTACGCCCTCTGGCCCTTCGGCCGCACCGTCGTCCCCCAACCCGGGAAGACGGCAGGCTCGACGGCCGGCAACCTGCTCTGGTTCGTCCTCGGCGGCTGGTGGCTCGCCCTGGTCCACCTCCTGACCGGCCTGCTCCTGTGCCTCACGGTCATCGGGATCCCGCTCGGCGTCGCGAACCTCAAGCTGCTGACGGTCAGCCTGCGGCCGTTCGGCCGGGAGATCGTCAGCATCGAGGAGGCCCGCGCGCGCGGACTGACCGGCGAGGCGGGGTTCGGCACCTGA
- a CDS encoding ribosomal protein L7/L12, producing the protein MFWRRKQRSDDPFGGGAMVVPTPSAAFLPARGDHELVLEAAGEQQIRIIKVCREATGLGLKEAKDLADRAPSSLGSFSAADAERLRAQIVAAGGRASVRRAAGGSTPEPAAADTVELLERLVALRDRGALTDEEFAREKQRILGA; encoded by the coding sequence GTGTTCTGGCGCAGGAAGCAGCGGAGCGACGATCCCTTCGGCGGCGGCGCAATGGTCGTCCCCACGCCCTCGGCGGCGTTCCTTCCGGCGCGGGGGGACCACGAGCTGGTCCTCGAGGCCGCGGGCGAGCAGCAGATCCGGATCATCAAGGTCTGCCGTGAGGCCACCGGACTCGGGCTGAAGGAGGCCAAGGACCTGGCTGACCGTGCCCCGTCCTCGCTCGGCTCCTTCTCCGCGGCCGACGCCGAGCGGCTGCGGGCGCAGATCGTCGCCGCCGGCGGCCGCGCGAGCGTCAGGCGGGCGGCCGGCGGCAGCACGCCCGAGCCGGCCGCTGCCGACACCGTCGAGCTGCTGGAGCGCCTCGTCGCCCTTCGCGATCGCGGCGCGCTGACCGACGAGGAGTTCGCCCGGGAGAAGCAGCGCATCCTCGGCGCCTGA
- a CDS encoding response regulator translates to MSQRVRVVVADDHPLFRDGMVRAIELRPSLELVGEATDGRQALDLARELAPDVLLLDARMPELDGLQVLQALRREQRPVRVVMFSAFVDGPVVHQALAGGAVGYLPKSAERDEVCEAIEAAARGDSTLHPSLQGVLLEQLRAQGVDDDRPVLTDREQEILVLIAEGLSAPGVAARLHLAPGTVKTHLGHLYEKLGVSDRAACVAEAMRRGLLE, encoded by the coding sequence ATGAGCCAGCGCGTCCGGGTCGTGGTCGCCGACGACCATCCGCTGTTCCGCGACGGGATGGTCCGCGCGATCGAGCTGCGCCCGTCGCTGGAGCTCGTCGGCGAGGCGACCGACGGCCGCCAGGCGCTCGACCTCGCCCGCGAGCTGGCGCCCGACGTGCTGCTGCTCGACGCGCGGATGCCGGAGCTCGACGGCCTCCAGGTCCTGCAGGCCCTGCGCCGCGAGCAGCGGCCGGTGCGCGTCGTCATGTTCTCCGCCTTCGTCGACGGCCCCGTGGTGCACCAGGCGCTGGCGGGCGGCGCGGTCGGCTACCTGCCCAAGAGCGCCGAGCGCGACGAGGTCTGCGAGGCGATCGAGGCGGCCGCCCGAGGCGACTCGACGCTGCACCCGAGCCTCCAGGGCGTCCTGCTCGAGCAGCTGCGCGCCCAGGGCGTCGACGACGACCGTCCCGTCCTGACCGACCGCGAGCAGGAGATCCTCGTGCTGATCGCCGAGGGCCTCAGCGCCCCGGGGGTCGCGGCGCGGCTGCACCTCGCGCCCGGCACGGTGAAGACCCATCTGGGCCACCTCTACGAGAAGCTCGGCGTCTCCGACCGCGCGGCGTGCGTCGCCGAGGCGATGCGTCGCGGCCTGCTGGAATGA
- a CDS encoding sensor histidine kinase yields MTADRASEVRGIALLRLALVPVALLGTATAEPDATTGAYPWVMAAFALYALAGLVVVLARRGAAFTGTGQAFLDLVLLALVVYTSGGPASPLTYVFFVLPIAAALRLSPRLTAAWSGLAVLAYLAVTLPHPRTTLPGDWQLVAADSAALLWVAGAAVMLSVLVGLRQRALAELAATRRALVQQTLDAEARERRRLAEQLHDHAIQNVLLARQEVTDLARGVPGAQERLRAALDETDRQLRREVFQMHPLGLERAGLTAVLESLADEAAERGSFAATVTVAPEVERTGASELLVSAARELLGNAAKHAHATAVRVTVAPEGEDLALTVADDGRGIPDGRLESAVRDRHIGVAALIERVRAAGGELRIVTAEETGTTVQVRVPPGGPDAQAGRRRGG; encoded by the coding sequence ATGACCGCCGACCGGGCCTCCGAGGTCCGCGGGATCGCGCTGCTACGGCTCGCGCTCGTGCCGGTCGCGCTGCTGGGGACCGCCACCGCCGAGCCCGACGCCACCACGGGCGCCTACCCGTGGGTGATGGCGGCGTTCGCGCTCTACGCCCTCGCCGGCCTCGTGGTCGTCCTCGCCCGGCGCGGGGCGGCGTTCACCGGGACCGGTCAGGCGTTCCTCGACCTCGTGCTGCTGGCGCTCGTCGTCTACACCAGCGGCGGTCCCGCCTCGCCCCTCACCTACGTGTTCTTCGTGCTGCCGATCGCCGCGGCGCTGCGGCTGTCCCCGCGGCTGACCGCCGCCTGGTCGGGGCTCGCCGTCCTCGCCTACCTCGCGGTGACGCTGCCGCATCCGCGCACGACCCTGCCGGGGGACTGGCAGCTCGTCGCCGCCGACAGCGCCGCGCTGCTCTGGGTCGCGGGCGCGGCCGTGATGCTCTCGGTGCTCGTCGGGCTGCGCCAGCGGGCGCTCGCCGAGCTCGCCGCCACCCGCCGCGCGCTCGTGCAGCAGACCCTCGACGCCGAGGCCCGCGAGCGCCGCCGCCTCGCCGAGCAGCTGCACGACCACGCGATCCAGAACGTGCTGCTCGCCCGCCAGGAGGTCACCGACCTCGCGCGCGGCGTGCCCGGCGCGCAGGAGCGCCTGCGCGCGGCGCTCGACGAGACCGACCGGCAGCTGCGCCGGGAGGTCTTCCAGATGCACCCGCTCGGGCTCGAGCGGGCGGGGTTGACCGCGGTGCTCGAGAGCCTCGCCGACGAGGCCGCCGAGCGCGGGAGCTTCGCGGCGACCGTGACGGTCGCGCCGGAGGTCGAGCGCACGGGAGCGTCGGAGCTGCTCGTCAGCGCCGCGCGCGAGCTGCTCGGCAACGCGGCCAAGCACGCGCACGCGACCGCCGTCCGCGTGACCGTGGCGCCGGAGGGGGAGGACCTGGCGCTGACGGTGGCGGACGACGGTCGCGGCATCCCGGACGGCCGCCTGGAGTCGGCGGTCCGGGACCGGCACATCGGCGTGGCCGCGTTGATCGAACGGGTGCGGGCCGCGGGCGGGGAGCTGCGGATCGTCACCGCCGAGGAGACCGGGACGACGGTGCAGGTCCGGGTGCCACCCGGTGGCCCGGACGCTCAGGCGGGACGGCGGCGCGGCGGATAG
- a CDS encoding AMP-binding protein: protein MRLTPPTGPLGPLLGAGGTVARSGALRPVRPDRPLRAALAVRGAGGALASAAALGAALWAPRAALHDERGTLMQEELDADVRALAAALAVRLPAADARVGVLCRNHRGFVVAALAASRVGADLVPLNTDFAGPQLRAVLDREGVQLVVHDEEFAGLLDGFAGGRVVAWHDGPVAGETVDDLLVEGAGLPAPRGARGSGRVVLLTSGTTGVPKGAPRTSSATPLALLAAAPAAVDLLARIRPVPRAGAPLLVAPPLNHMFGLAAMVAGLAAGSPLVLQRRFDPAAVLAALADHRVGVLCAVPTMLRRLVDVDDARPLPELRVVASGAAPLSPDLVGRVMDRFGAVLYNGYGSSEVGGVSLATPSDLRAAPGTVGRPVPGVRVRILDADGRAVPPGTTGRIFVGSTQLFEGYTGGGGRPVVDGLMGIGDLGHLDDEGRLFVDGRDDEMIVSGGENVFPQEVEATLAAHPAVADAAAVGVADEEFGQRLVAFVVLRGPVTEEALKDHVRAHLARYKVPRAITVVEALPRTATGKIRRAALPRD from the coding sequence ATGCGCCTGACCCCGCCCACCGGCCCGCTCGGTCCCCTGCTCGGCGCGGGCGGCACGGTCGCGCGCAGCGGGGCGCTGCGCCCCGTGCGACCGGACCGCCCGCTGCGCGCGGCGCTCGCCGTCCGCGGGGCCGGCGGGGCGCTGGCGTCCGCCGCCGCGCTCGGCGCGGCGCTGTGGGCGCCGCGTGCCGCGCTACACGACGAGCGTGGGACCCTCATGCAGGAGGAACTCGACGCCGACGTGCGCGCGCTGGCCGCCGCGCTGGCGGTCCGGCTGCCCGCCGCCGACGCCCGCGTGGGCGTGCTGTGTCGCAACCACCGGGGCTTCGTCGTCGCGGCGCTCGCCGCGTCCCGGGTCGGTGCCGACCTCGTGCCGCTGAACACCGACTTCGCCGGCCCGCAGCTGCGCGCGGTGCTCGACCGGGAGGGCGTGCAGCTCGTCGTCCACGACGAGGAGTTCGCCGGACTGCTGGACGGCTTCGCCGGCGGGCGGGTCGTCGCCTGGCACGACGGCCCGGTCGCGGGGGAGACCGTCGATGACCTGCTCGTCGAGGGCGCGGGCCTCCCGGCGCCGCGGGGCGCGCGCGGGAGCGGCCGCGTCGTGCTGCTGACCTCGGGCACGACCGGGGTGCCCAAGGGGGCGCCGCGCACCTCGTCGGCGACCCCGCTCGCGCTGCTCGCCGCGGCGCCCGCCGCGGTCGACCTGCTGGCCCGGATCCGGCCGGTGCCCCGGGCGGGCGCGCCGCTGCTCGTCGCGCCGCCGCTGAACCACATGTTCGGGCTCGCGGCGATGGTGGCCGGGCTCGCCGCCGGGTCCCCGCTGGTGCTGCAGCGGCGCTTCGACCCCGCCGCGGTGCTGGCGGCGCTCGCCGACCACCGTGTCGGGGTGCTGTGCGCCGTGCCGACGATGCTGCGCCGGCTCGTCGACGTCGACGACGCGCGGCCGCTGCCCGAGCTGCGGGTCGTCGCGTCGGGGGCGGCGCCGCTCTCCCCGGACCTCGTCGGCCGGGTCATGGACCGCTTCGGGGCGGTCCTCTACAACGGCTACGGCTCCAGCGAGGTCGGGGGCGTGTCGCTCGCGACCCCGTCGGACCTGCGCGCGGCGCCCGGCACGGTGGGGCGCCCGGTCCCCGGCGTGCGGGTGCGGATCCTCGACGCGGACGGTCGCGCGGTCCCGCCCGGGACGACGGGCCGGATCTTCGTCGGCAGCACGCAGCTCTTCGAGGGGTACACCGGGGGCGGGGGACGACCGGTGGTCGACGGCCTGATGGGCATCGGCGACCTCGGCCACCTCGACGACGAGGGCCGCCTGTTCGTCGACGGCCGCGACGACGAGATGATCGTGTCCGGCGGCGAGAACGTCTTCCCGCAGGAGGTCGAGGCGACGCTCGCCGCGCATCCGGCGGTCGCGGACGCCGCGGCGGTCGGCGTGGCCGACGAGGAGTTCGGCCAGCGGCTCGTCGCGTTCGTCGTCCTGCGCGGCCCGGTCACGGAGGAGGCGCTGAAGGACCACGTCCGCGCGCACCTCGCGCGCTACAAGGTGCCGCGCGCGATTACCGTCGTGGAGGCGCTTCCGCGCACCGCGACCGGGAAGATCCGGCGGGCGGCGCTCCCGCGCGACTGA
- a CDS encoding MarR family winged helix-turn-helix transcriptional regulator, whose protein sequence is MAAPPPLTLDEALCFALYSASRAVTTLYRPLLDPLGLTYPQYLVMLALWERDARTVRELADALQLDYGTLSPLLKRLEATGLVERHRRPEDERSVLVQLTAAGQALRESAACVPDRVATAMGLTPGDFERLRGTLQDLARAVREAPAA, encoded by the coding sequence ATGGCCGCCCCGCCACCGCTCACCCTCGACGAGGCCCTGTGCTTCGCGCTCTACTCCGCCTCACGCGCGGTCACGACGCTGTATCGGCCACTGCTGGACCCGCTGGGCCTGACCTACCCGCAGTACCTCGTGATGCTCGCGCTCTGGGAGCGCGACGCGCGCACGGTGCGGGAACTCGCCGACGCGCTGCAGCTCGACTACGGCACGCTGTCCCCGCTGCTCAAGCGGCTCGAGGCGACGGGCCTGGTGGAGCGCCACCGCCGCCCCGAGGACGAGCGCTCGGTGCTCGTGCAGCTCACCGCCGCCGGGCAGGCGCTGCGCGAGTCCGCGGCGTGCGTCCCCGATCGCGTCGCGACCGCGATGGGGCTCACGCCGGGCGACTTCGAGCGGCTGCGCGGCACGCTCCAGGACCTCGCGCGCGCGGTGCGCGAGGCCCCCGCCGCCTGA
- a CDS encoding alpha/beta fold hydrolase — MSALQIPGSDVELHHEVVGAGKPVVLIHGWPLSGRSWEPQIAPLVDAGFQVITYDRRGFGDSSQPWDGYDYDTFAGDLDALLTHLDVRDAALVGFSMGGGEVARYLGTRGSERVRAAVFAAAVPPYLYKSDDNPDGGLDDATIAEFEGGVTGDRLAFLEGFVSNFFAVGDRTDLVSEPLKHYLWRIASGASPKGTLDCIAAFGRTDFRDDIAKIDVPTLVIHGDSDAIVPFEVSGKRTHETIDGAQLALIEGGPHGLNATHADAFNEALISFLRTLG; from the coding sequence ATGTCCGCACTCCAGATCCCCGGCTCCGACGTCGAGCTCCACCACGAGGTCGTCGGCGCCGGCAAGCCCGTCGTCCTGATCCACGGCTGGCCGCTGAGCGGCCGCTCGTGGGAGCCGCAGATCGCGCCGCTCGTCGACGCCGGCTTCCAGGTCATCACCTACGACCGCCGCGGCTTCGGCGACTCCTCCCAGCCGTGGGACGGCTACGACTACGACACCTTCGCCGGGGACCTCGACGCGCTGCTCACGCACCTCGACGTCCGCGACGCCGCGCTCGTCGGCTTCTCGATGGGCGGCGGCGAGGTCGCCCGCTACCTCGGCACCCGCGGCAGCGAGCGCGTCCGTGCCGCCGTGTTCGCCGCCGCGGTCCCGCCGTACCTCTACAAGAGCGACGACAACCCCGACGGTGGCCTCGACGACGCGACGATCGCCGAGTTCGAGGGCGGCGTCACCGGGGACCGGCTCGCGTTCCTCGAGGGCTTCGTGTCGAACTTCTTCGCCGTCGGCGACCGCACCGATCTCGTCTCCGAGCCGCTGAAGCACTACCTCTGGCGGATCGCCTCCGGCGCCTCGCCCAAGGGCACGCTCGACTGCATCGCCGCGTTCGGCCGCACCGACTTCCGCGACGACATCGCGAAGATCGACGTGCCGACGCTCGTCATCCACGGCGACAGCGACGCCATCGTCCCGTTCGAGGTCTCCGGCAAGCGCACCCACGAGACGATCGACGGGGCGCAGCTCGCGCTGATCGAGGGCGGCCCGCACGGGCTCAACGCCACGCACGCCGACGCGTTCAACGAGGCGCTGATCTCGTTCCTGCGCACGCTCGGCTGA
- a CDS encoding RNA polymerase sigma factor: protein MVAAGNDDAFAAIYARYLPRLERYCRTLLRDAEESRDVAQDAMLSAYRALPGASRDMTLRPWLYRIAHNAAVDVLRRRRDAVSVDLVVDEIAVTAVEETADVRDRLRELVGDLRRLPTQQRGALVMRELDGLGYTDIGDVLGVSPSAARRAVADGRAALVDFREARSASCDVVMSRISSDGRTAHGRVIRAHLTGCTDCRDAARRLATRRRDLRVLFPLGPALALPVLLGAGAGGGAVATGGALTLGTGLSAKLAAVVAVTAGVGVGVNALESERFAPPVPKAAAPAATPRTAPAVPRSILATATPLDSSSHERASVAPAQHRAKARTRRRAVAKQRTAAKARRVRAVARPRSAPRQPAVTAVRSARQITRSSLQTARKAAAATGNPTARKATDFGTQIAEKASGDALKLVESILGGRP, encoded by the coding sequence ATGGTCGCCGCCGGGAACGACGACGCCTTCGCCGCCATCTATGCGCGCTACCTGCCGCGGCTGGAGCGCTACTGCCGAACGCTGCTGCGTGACGCCGAGGAGTCCCGCGACGTCGCGCAGGACGCGATGCTCTCGGCCTACCGGGCGCTGCCCGGCGCCTCGCGCGACATGACCTTGCGGCCCTGGCTCTACCGGATCGCGCACAACGCGGCCGTCGACGTGCTGCGCCGGCGCCGCGACGCGGTCTCCGTCGACCTCGTCGTGGACGAGATCGCGGTCACCGCCGTCGAGGAGACGGCGGACGTGCGCGATCGCCTGCGCGAGCTCGTCGGCGACCTGCGCCGGCTGCCGACGCAGCAGCGGGGCGCGCTCGTCATGCGCGAGCTCGACGGGCTCGGCTACACCGACATCGGCGACGTGCTCGGCGTCTCGCCGTCGGCCGCCCGCCGCGCGGTCGCCGACGGCCGCGCCGCGCTCGTCGACTTCCGCGAGGCGCGGTCGGCGAGCTGCGACGTCGTCATGTCGCGGATCAGCTCCGACGGGCGCACCGCGCACGGCCGCGTGATCCGCGCCCACCTCACCGGCTGCACCGACTGTCGCGACGCCGCGCGTCGCCTCGCGACGCGGCGGCGCGACCTGCGGGTGCTCTTCCCGCTCGGCCCCGCGCTGGCCCTGCCCGTCCTGCTCGGGGCGGGCGCGGGCGGCGGCGCCGTCGCCACCGGCGGGGCGCTCACGCTCGGCACCGGGCTCAGCGCGAAGCTCGCCGCGGTCGTCGCGGTCACCGCCGGGGTCGGCGTCGGCGTCAACGCGCTGGAGTCCGAGCGCTTCGCGCCGCCCGTGCCGAAGGCCGCGGCCCCCGCCGCCACGCCGCGAACGGCGCCCGCCGTCCCGCGGAGCATCCTCGCGACCGCCACCCCGCTGGACAGCTCCTCGCACGAGCGCGCATCCGTCGCCCCGGCGCAGCACCGGGCGAAGGCGCGCACGCGACGCCGCGCGGTCGCCAAGCAGCGGACGGCCGCGAAGGCCCGGCGGGTGCGCGCCGTCGCGCGTCCGCGCTCCGCGCCGCGTCAGCCGGCGGTCACCGCCGTGCGCAGTGCCCGGCAGATCACGCGATCGAGCCTCCAGACCGCCCGCAAGGCGGCGGCCGCGACCGGCAACCCGACCGCCCGCAAGGCGACCGACTTCGGCACGCAGATCGCCGAGAAGGCCAGCGGCGACGCGCTGAAGCTCGTCGAGTCGATCCTCGGCGGCAGGCCCTAG
- a CDS encoding VOC family protein yields the protein MSPLKLVHTCVRVRDIDASVRFYETLGFERRGQLNFDSAYNVYLGLPGEGDQLELTVNVGREEPYDLGEGYNHVALTVDDLDATLATLREQLGVEPEKPAYRPGDRDDLPRIAFVADPDGYRIELIDGGAFATPQDGPHPSAG from the coding sequence ATGTCCCCCCTCAAGCTCGTCCACACCTGCGTTCGCGTCCGCGACATCGACGCGTCGGTCCGCTTCTACGAGACGCTCGGCTTCGAGCGCCGCGGCCAGCTGAACTTCGACAGCGCCTACAACGTCTACCTCGGCCTCCCCGGGGAGGGGGACCAGCTCGAGCTCACCGTGAACGTCGGCCGCGAGGAGCCCTACGACCTCGGCGAGGGCTACAACCACGTCGCGCTGACCGTCGACGACCTCGACGCGACGCTCGCCACGCTGCGCGAGCAGCTCGGCGTCGAGCCCGAGAAGCCCGCCTACCGGCCGGGGGACCGCGACGACCTGCCGCGCATCGCGTTCGTCGCCGACCCCGACGGGTACCGGATCGAGCTCATCGACGGCGGCGCGTTCGCGACCCCGCAGGACGGGCCGCACCCCTCGGCGGGGTGA